In Juglans regia cultivar Chandler chromosome 13, Walnut 2.0, whole genome shotgun sequence, the following proteins share a genomic window:
- the LOC108980505 gene encoding lysine-specific demethylase JMJ706-like has product MKKQSPLKAAKAFTSRAAKVAIDESHLAELEWIDDILECPVYHPSKIEFEDPLTYLQHIAPEASKYGICKIILPIDASVPASVVLMKELGNFKFETVVQPFRLAKWDVNDKISFYRRGRQYTYREFEKMANKESACQVSCSSCDSPAYMEKEFWHRLVRGKKETVEYGVNVDGSAFSSDPRDQLGKSKWNLKNLSRLHKSVLRLVGRVIPGITDPMLYIGMQFGMFAWHVEDHYLFSINYHHSGAPKTWYGVPGHAAPQFERVVHDHVYSQDIISSNGEDDAFELLSEKTTMFLPSILLQHHVPVYKAEQVPGEFVITFPRAYHAGFSHGFNCGEAVNFATADWFPMGELANQRYALLKKIPIISYEELLCNEAMLLLMSSKDNSGDSSTDAVSQRAVKISFVRLIRQHKQALHRIKHSSASSPHAEGTLLCGLCKRDCYLAYNMCNFCYSDPLCLFHEIDLHHCSCGHERTIFLRPDISAMEDAAKTFEQEEEIFSGLQN; this is encoded by the exons ATGAAAAAACAAAGTCCATTGAAGGCTGCAAAAGCATTTACATCACGTGCAGCGAAGGTTGCTATTGATGAGTCCCACCTCGCAGAATTAGAATGGATAGATGACATTTTAGAGTGTCCTGTATACCATCCATCGAAGATCGAGTTCGAGGATCCATTAACTTATCTTCAACATATTGCTCCTGAAGCTTCTAAATATG GAATCTGCAAGATTATTCTCCCAATAGATGCTTCTGTTCCAGCCAGTGTGGTACTGATGAAAGAACTTGGGAACTTCAAGTTCGAAACTGTAGTGCAACCTTTTCGGCTTGCTAAATGGGATGTGAATGATAAGATCTCATTTTATAGAAGAGGAAG GCAATATACCTACCGTGAGTTCGAGAAAATGGCAAACAAGGAGTCTGCTTGTCAAGTTTCTTGCTCTTCATGTGATTCTCCTGCATACATGGAAAAAGAGTTCTGGCATCGACTGGTTCGTGGAAAGAAAGAAACCGTTGAATATGGAGTCAATGTTGATGGCAGTGCCTTTTCATCTGATCCTAGGGATCAGCTTGGGAAGAGCAAATGGAACTTGAAG AATCTGTCAAGGCTTCACAAGTCCGTTTTGCGTTTGGTTGGAAGAGTTATTCCG GGAATTACGGATCCAATGCTTTACATTGGAATGCAATTTGGTATGTTTGCATGGCACGTGGAAGATCACTATCTGTTCAG CATTAACTATCATCACTCTGGTGCACCCAAAACTTGGTATGGAGTTCCTGGTCATGCAGCTCCGCAGTTTGAAAGGGTAGTCCATGATCATGTTTACTCTCAAGATATCATATCATCCAATGGAGAGGATGATGCTTTTGAACTGCTTTCCGAAAAAACCACAATGTTTCTTCCAAGTATTTTGCTACAACATCATGTACCTGTCTACAAGGCTGAGCAGGTGCCAGGGGAGTTTGTCATTACCTTTCCTAGAGCATATCATGCAGGATTTAGCCATG GATTTAATTGTGGAGAAGCAGTAAACTTTGCAACTGCAGATTGGTTTCCAATGGGGGAATTGGCCAATCAACGATATGCTCTTCTCAAGAAGATTCCAATAATATCATACGAGGAACTCCTCTGTAATGAAGCAATGCTTTTACTCATGTCTTCGAAAGACAATTCAGGTGATTCATCGACAGATGCAGTCTCACAGCGTGCTGTCAAGATTTCTTTTGTACGCCTCATAAGGCAGCATAAGCAGGCGCTTCATCGCATCAAACATTCATCTGCTTCTTCCCCACATGCTGAAGGAACTCTCTTATGCGGCCTTTGCAAGCGCGACTGTTACTTGGCATACAATATGTGCAACTTCTGCTACTCTGATCCTTTATGCCTCTTTCATG AGATTGATTTGCATCACTGTTCATGTGGACACGAACGTACTATTTTTCTGAGGCCGGACATATCAGCAATGGAAGATGCAGCCAAAACATTTgagcaagaagaagaaatattttcGGGTCTTCAAAATTAA
- the LOC108980504 gene encoding uncharacterized protein LOC108980504 → MQQRKSASGRPSGTDGSDFSYRMVVDSRYQKVASGKSRLSSLIFTQAVIQLIGTVCTVLSISKEDPDRIAIFAIAVGFVSLILGELGQRRSRVGLLKIYMVGSSTTILLWLACLSKSNFMLELIRDPSKWETKKLELLETALVLFGFLVQVFTIGTATSLISNMSPPKRAS, encoded by the exons ATGCAGCAGAGAAAATCAGCATCTGGGAGACCTTCTGGGACAGATGGCTCTGATTTCTCCTATCGGATGGTTGTCGATTCAC GGTATCAGAAGGTAGCTTCAGGGAAGTCTCGTCTCTCCTCTCTGATTTTCACCCAG GCTGTGATTCAATTAATTGGAACTGTATGCACAGTTCTGTCAATCTCAAAGGAGGATCCTGATAGAATTGCTATTTTCGCTATTGCTGTTGGGTTTGTTTCTCTGATACTAGGGGAATTAG GTCAAAGACGTAGTCGAGTGGGCCTGTTAAAAATCTATATGGTTGGATCTTCTACCACGATACTTCTCTGGCTTGCTTGTCTTTCTAAGAGCAATTTTATGTTAGAG CTTATCCGAGATCCAAGTAAATGGGAAACAAAGAAGTTGGAACTTTTGGAGACTGCTCTTGTTCTGTTTG GGTTTCTGGTACAAGTATTTACAATTGGCACAGCAACATCTCTTATCAGTAACATGTCCCCTCCCAAAAGGGCCTCTTAA
- the LOC109022115 gene encoding pectinesterase inhibitor 4-like has product MAANTTPRHPPISYHVFMMLLTLLFMLTLQAVLATTNTSQTYENYIITSCNSTTYPQLCYTSLSPYASKIKANPKKLCKTSLSLGLEAAQNASSIVSKQLIKQKGSLTNSETAVIKDCIVNIKNSIDELRESLDAMDKLSGWDKEFQMSNIKTWVSAALTDENTCLDGFEEGQEISEKVKNKVRKRILEVARLTSNALYLINNLNY; this is encoded by the coding sequence ATGGCAGCCAACACCACTCCTAGACATCCACCGATCTCATACCATGTTTTCATGATGCTTCTCACTCTTCTATTCATGTTGACGCTTCAAGCAGTCTTAGCCACCACCAATACCAGCCAAACCTACGAAAATTACATCATCACATCCTGCAATTCAACCACATACCCACAATTATGCTACACGTCCCTCTCCCCCTATGCCTCCAAAATCAAAGCAAATCCCAAAAAGCTTTGCAAAACCAGCCTTTCCTTAGGCCTAGAAGCTGCACAGAATGCATCCTCCATAGTATCGAAGCAACTGATCAAGCAGAAGGGATCATTGACGAATTCTGAAACTGCAGTTATTAAGGACTGCATCGTGAACATTAAAAACTCCATTGATGAGCTCCGAGAATCCCTAGATGCCATGGACAAATTAAGCGGTTGGGATAAGGAATTCCAGATGTCCAACATTAAGACTTGGGTGAGTGCGGCCTTAACGGATGAGAATACGTGCTTGGATGGGTTTGAGGAAGGCCAAGAAATAAGCGAAAAGGTGAAGAACAAGGTCAGAAAACGTATATTGGAAGTTGCCAGGCTGACAAGCAATGCCTTGTATCTCATCAACAACCTTAATTACTAG
- the LOC118344250 gene encoding pectinesterase inhibitor 4-like — translation MAAANPLTNPLSSHVLMGLLSLLFMISTLHTALAASSTSPGNNIHTYENYIKTSCNSTTYPALCYKSLSPYAFKIKENPHNICKTALSRTLKAARNASSTVKGLSRQTAGLTRLEAAVIKDCIVNLGNSLDELKQSLNALKHLNDSNNAVQLENIKTWVSAALIDEHTCMDGFEEGGWVSAAVKNKIRNSVVKIAWLTSNALCLINNLKH, via the coding sequence ATGGCTGCAGCAAACCCTCTTACAAATCCACTCTCATCCCATGTTCTCATGGGGcttctttctcttctatttATGATTTCAACGCTTCACACAGCCTTAGCTGCCTCCAGTACTTCTCCAGGTAATAATATTCACACCTACGAAAATTACATCAAAACATCTTGCAATTCAACCACATACCCAGCATTATGCTACAAATCCCTCTCCCCTTACGCcttcaaaatcaaagaaaaccCCCACAACATTTGCAAAACCGCCCTCTCCAGAACCCTAAAAGCCGCGCGGAATGCATCCTCCACAGTGAAAGGGCTATCGAGACAGACTGCCGGATTGACGCGTTTAGAAGCTGCAGTCATTAAGGACTGCATCGTGAACTTGGGAAACTCCCTCGACGAGCTCAAGCAATCCCTGAATGCCCTGAAACATTTAAACGATTCGAATAACGCAGTGCAGCTGGAGAACATAAAGACGTGGGTGAGTGCAGCCTTAATCGATGAGCATACGTGCATGGACGGGTTTGAGGAAGGCGGGTGGGTGAGTGCAGCGGTGAAGAACAAGATCAGGAATAGTGTAGTGAAAATTGCTTGGCTAACTAGCAATGCTTTGTGTCTCATCAACAACCTCAAACATTAG